One window of the Bradyrhizobium sp. NP1 genome contains the following:
- the flgH gene encoding flagellar basal body L-ring protein FlgH: MLKCSKRIVTASTLILLGTLASGCSAIDRLSQIGETPKLNAIENPTAQPGYKPVSMPMPKPETASYNPNSLWRNGSRSFFKDQRAHQIGDLLTVTVNITDQANFANETQRNRTSKEDSGVTDFLGAKTLGAQAQKVLPGRFLQTDSTSQFDGKGSIQRQESLQTNVATVVTQVLPNGNLVVEGKQEIRVNYEIRELIVAGIVRPEDIQSDNTIESTKIAQARISYGGRGQIFDFQQPRYGQQVTDVLLPF; the protein is encoded by the coding sequence ATGTTGAAGTGCAGTAAACGTATCGTAACCGCCTCTACGCTGATCCTGCTCGGCACCCTTGCCAGTGGATGTTCTGCAATCGACCGCCTGTCGCAGATCGGCGAGACGCCGAAACTAAACGCGATCGAGAACCCGACCGCCCAGCCGGGTTACAAGCCGGTGTCGATGCCGATGCCGAAGCCCGAAACGGCGTCGTACAATCCGAATTCGCTGTGGCGGAACGGCTCGCGCTCCTTCTTCAAGGACCAGCGCGCGCATCAGATCGGCGACCTCCTGACGGTGACCGTCAACATCACCGACCAGGCCAATTTCGCCAACGAGACCCAGCGCAACCGCACCAGCAAAGAGGATTCGGGTGTTACCGATTTCCTCGGCGCCAAGACGCTGGGCGCGCAGGCGCAAAAGGTGCTGCCGGGCCGATTCCTGCAGACGGACTCGACATCGCAATTTGACGGCAAGGGCTCGATCCAGCGGCAGGAAAGCCTGCAGACCAACGTGGCCACCGTGGTGACCCAGGTGTTGCCGAACGGCAATCTCGTGGTCGAGGGCAAGCAGGAGATCCGCGTCAACTACGAGATCCGCGAGCTGATCGTCGCGGGCATCGTGCGGCCCGAGGACATCCAGAGCGACAACACCATCGAGTCCACCAAGATCGCGCAGGCCCGCATCTCCTACGGCGGCCGCGGCCAGATCTTCGACTTCCAGCAACCGCGCTACGGCCAGCAGGTCACCGACGTGCTGCTGCCGTTCTAG